The nucleotide sequence AGGCCAGCTTCCGGTCGGGGATCTGCATGGAGTCCTCTCGTGTCGTCTGCGGCAGGGAGCGGACGCAATACGATGTGCCGACGGGGTGATGCAGAGAATCGTTCGCTACCATACTGCCGTTCACCGCCGAGCGCCGCACAATCCGGAATGCTACGGATGGGTGCCGGCGCAGCCGGCTGTGTCGCCGAGTCCGGACCGGCCGTGCGTGGACCGAGGTCGGCCACCTCGGCGTGTTTTTACGCGACCAATACTTGGACCGGCACCGCAGAAATCGTTGCGGCCGCGCGCGGGCAGGGCCCGTTGACCAGCGAAAACTGCGCAGGTTTACCCTGCCAATGCTTCGCAACGAGAGATCATCGACCGCACCCCTCCGCTCGAGCCCAATCGTTAACGCGGTCTGCGCTGTTTTACGGATTTGCCGGACGGTCGAATGCTGCCTCCCCGGAATCGCCCGGTGCGGCAATATTGCTGGGGTCTGCATTTTTGCCCTGTTTCCGCCCTCTTTGACGGCGAAACAGACCTTCATGGTTAACCCGCCCTTAATCTGCCAAAACTTAATCAGCATTTAACTAAAAGTCGCCTTAATGAAGCTTGGTGCTTCTGCGAGATGCAAGACGGGTGTCCGTGGCGCATCGCGCGAGAGTTTTCGAGTATTCGTTCGGGCGTGAGTGAATGAGTAAAAGTCGAGCTGCGTTGGCCGCACGAAACCGCAGGAAGTCCTCCCTGGTCGCTTTCTCTCACAAATTGATCGGTGGCGCGGCAGTCGCCTGCCTGATCGGCGGCTGCGCTGTGACGGTCTACACCAAGATCATCGCCGCCGATGCCTATCCGACTTTGGGTAGCATCGAGCAGGACGAGCCTGTCGTGGTGCGCCCGGCGCCGCGGATCGCGACGCGCAGCGCAGCAGATGCCGTCGGCGATGCCTTCTCCGCCTTCCCGGAAATGCCGGCCGCGACCACCACAGTGGCCGCCATCACGCCGCAGATGTTCAACGACCGCTTCGGCGCGGCTGTGCCGCAGGGCGTCGCCTCCAATGCGTCCGCGGGTGCGCCGCCGCTGCCCAGGCTTGCAGACGCCACACCCAAGCTGCCTGAGCTGAAGATGGCCGAAGCCAAGCCCGTCGAGCTCAAGTCGGCCGAGCCCACGAAGGCCGCCGAGACGCCGAAGAAGGACGTCCGACCGCCGATGCAACTGGCGCTCGCTAATACCAATCCGAAGCAGCCGCCGAAGCCGCAGGCTGACGCGCCGGCGCAGGCTGCCGAGGCCAACTCGAAGAGCGGCGGCTTCTCGCTGCGCGCGATGACCGAGCGCGCCAAGGCCGCTGTGATGTCGATCGCCGGCGAGCGCCACTCGATCCAGGAAAAGCTCTGGGGCAAGCCGGAGAACCAGGATGGCGGCCTGCTGGCCTATGCCTCGGCCGACTCCAACATCACGGCGTCGATCACCAAGGATCCGACCCGCGGTGGACGGCCGCCTTACGATTTGAGCACCGCAGTCTACGACATCTCGGCCAAGGCGGTGTACCTGCCTGACGGCACCAAGCTCGAGGCGCATTCCGGCCTCGGCGACAATCTGGACAAGCCGAGCTCGGAGAAGATCAAGATGCGCGGCGTCACCCCGCCGCACATCTATGAACTGAAGCCGCGCGAGGCGCTGTTCCACGGCGTGCCGGCGCTGCGCCTGAACCCGATCGGCGGCGAGGATGCCATCCACGGCCGCAACGGACTCTTGGCGCACACTTTCATGCTTGGCCCGAACGGCGACTCCAACGGCTGCGTCTCGTTCCGCGACTACTACGCCTTCCTCGATGCCTACAAGAACAAGGGCATCCGCAAACTCGCCGTGCTCGCCCGCATCGACTGAGCCGGGCAGGGGGCGACAAGGCGTCGTCGTCCTCACAATCAACTCAGTGTCGTAGGGTGGGCAAAGGCGCGGCTCAACTCGCGCCTCGCGAACACTGTTAGTTGACGCCGTGCCCACCATCTTTTGATAAAGCCTGCTGCTC is from Bradyrhizobium sp. ORS 285 and encodes:
- a CDS encoding DUF2778 domain-containing protein, with product MSKSRAALAARNRRKSSLVAFSHKLIGGAAVACLIGGCAVTVYTKIIAADAYPTLGSIEQDEPVVVRPAPRIATRSAADAVGDAFSAFPEMPAATTTVAAITPQMFNDRFGAAVPQGVASNASAGAPPLPRLADATPKLPELKMAEAKPVELKSAEPTKAAETPKKDVRPPMQLALANTNPKQPPKPQADAPAQAAEANSKSGGFSLRAMTERAKAAVMSIAGERHSIQEKLWGKPENQDGGLLAYASADSNITASITKDPTRGGRPPYDLSTAVYDISAKAVYLPDGTKLEAHSGLGDNLDKPSSEKIKMRGVTPPHIYELKPREALFHGVPALRLNPIGGEDAIHGRNGLLAHTFMLGPNGDSNGCVSFRDYYAFLDAYKNKGIRKLAVLARID